The following are from one region of the Fibrobacterota bacterium genome:
- a CDS encoding DUF72 domain-containing protein, translating to MALLIGTSGWHYRHWVGSFYPPKTPPRLFLERYLKDFSTVEINNSFYRLPERETFESWRDAVPASFHFAVKASRYITHFKKLKESGDSFRLFFERVSALGPRLGPILFQLPPHWHFDGGRLAGFLASLPRGPRYVFEFRDRDWYRDETFGLLDRFRAGFCIHDLPDSASPEIVTGKIAYVRFHGPTGKYQGSYTDGDLARWAERMREWSARRIPVFAYFNNDIGGHAPRNAITLQSMLKV from the coding sequence ATGGCCCTATTAATCGGAACTTCCGGATGGCACTACCGTCATTGGGTGGGGAGCTTTTACCCTCCCAAGACCCCGCCCCGCCTATTCCTGGAGAGATATCTAAAAGACTTCTCCACCGTCGAGATAAACAACAGCTTTTACCGTTTGCCCGAGCGGGAAACCTTCGAAAGTTGGCGCGATGCCGTGCCCGCCTCCTTCCACTTCGCCGTAAAGGCCAGCCGCTACATCACCCATTTCAAGAAGCTGAAGGAAAGCGGCGACTCGTTCCGCTTGTTCTTCGAGCGTGTCAGCGCCTTAGGGCCGCGCCTGGGTCCCATCCTCTTCCAGCTACCGCCCCATTGGCATTTCGATGGCGGCCGCTTGGCCGGGTTCCTGGCGTCCCTTCCGCGCGGCCCGCGCTACGTATTCGAGTTCCGCGATCGCGATTGGTACCGCGATGAAACCTTCGGCCTTCTGGATCGTTTCAGGGCCGGTTTTTGCATCCACGACCTGCCGGATTCCGCCAGCCCGGAGATAGTGACGGGGAAGATCGCCTATGTCCGTTTCCATGGCCCCACCGGGAAGTACCAAGGCTCTTACACCGACGGCGATCTCGCCCGCTGGGCAGAACGAATGCGGGAATGGTCGGCGCGGCGCATTCCGGTATTCGCCTATTTCAACAACGATATCGGCGGGCACGCCCCACGGAACGCCATCACCTTGCAATCCATGCTGAAGGTCTGA